Proteins co-encoded in one Pseudarthrobacter chlorophenolicus A6 genomic window:
- a CDS encoding C40 family peptidase: protein MSKNFTTARHRATPAGSIALQGLAVTAKAQARTFGRPALAVAAASGIAFGVGAPAHAGVTGPDSTETTNVQAYSAPAAPVAAAAGNVHTVVSGDTLGAIASAYGVGLNDVLAANGLDVSSIIYPGDQIAIPGAGYAAPAAPAVAPAAAPVQTASAAAPANTGMNLGYASATPVATGSGTGAAILANAYGQVGVTQDCTAMVEKALRAVGKSVGDLAPGQFYQYGTVVGTPAPGDLVISAGHVGVYAGDGQMVSGGVNGSQTQVHSVSWVGAASYVRVA from the coding sequence GTGTCAAAAAATTTCACCACCGCCCGTCACCGCGCTACTCCGGCCGGCTCCATCGCTCTGCAGGGCCTGGCCGTGACGGCCAAGGCCCAGGCGCGGACCTTTGGACGCCCGGCACTCGCGGTAGCCGCAGCATCGGGCATTGCGTTCGGCGTCGGAGCTCCGGCACATGCAGGCGTGACCGGCCCGGACAGCACCGAAACCACTAACGTCCAGGCGTACTCGGCTCCTGCCGCGCCCGTAGCCGCCGCTGCCGGCAACGTCCACACGGTTGTTTCCGGTGACACCCTCGGCGCCATTGCGTCCGCCTACGGGGTTGGCCTGAACGACGTACTGGCAGCCAACGGCCTCGACGTTTCCTCGATCATCTACCCCGGTGACCAGATCGCCATCCCCGGCGCCGGCTACGCAGCTCCGGCTGCCCCGGCTGTCGCTCCGGCCGCCGCACCGGTCCAGACCGCAAGCGCCGCCGCTCCGGCCAACACCGGCATGAACCTCGGCTACGCCTCCGCGACGCCTGTTGCCACCGGCTCGGGTACCGGCGCTGCCATCCTCGCCAACGCCTACGGCCAGGTGGGCGTGACCCAGGACTGCACCGCCATGGTGGAGAAGGCCCTGCGCGCAGTCGGCAAGTCAGTCGGCGACCTGGCTCCCGGCCAGTTCTACCAGTACGGCACCGTGGTGGGCACCCCCGCCCCGGGTGACCTGGTGATCTCTGCCGGCCACGTGGGCGTGTACGCCGGTGACGGCCAGATGGTCAGCGGCGGCGTCAACGGCAGCCAGACCCAGGTGCACTCCGTCAGCTGGGTTGGTGCAGCCTCGTACGTACGGGTCGCATAG
- a CDS encoding protein adenylyltransferase SelO, whose translation MTAAAESTVALGGRFARELNELAVPWEAEEAPDPKLLVLNGPLAAELGLDPEYLSSEEGVRFLLGNHVPDGATPVAQAYAGHQFGGYSPLLGDGRALLLGELQDSRGRLRDLHLKGSGRTPFARAGDGRAVVGPMLREYIVSEAMHALGIPTTRSLAVVATGRQVRRDDMLPGAVLARVAGSHLRVGSFQYARVTENTELLRRLADHAISRHYPEAAAAENPYLALYRAVVAAQASLVAQWMLVGFVHGVMNTDNMTISGETIDYGPCAFIDAFNPAAVYSSIDVGGRYAYANQPVMAEWNLARLAEAMLPLIDEDQEAAVPVAVEALGGFRRQYSAAWSGGMATKLGLAAGEPEAAAGAEVQDLVDGVTGILKDGSVDYTLFFRNLAKAARGDSRPVRGMVMDLAAYDAWAERWQDLAPDAGLMDRTNPAYIPRNHLVEEALAAATGGDLDPLHRLLEAVSAPYSERPGLERYTQGAPEDFGTYMTFCGT comes from the coding sequence ATGACTGCTGCTGCAGAATCGACTGTTGCCCTGGGTGGCCGCTTCGCCCGCGAACTCAATGAGCTGGCGGTGCCGTGGGAGGCGGAGGAGGCCCCGGACCCCAAGCTCCTGGTACTCAACGGACCTCTCGCTGCGGAACTGGGACTCGACCCGGAGTACCTGAGCTCGGAGGAGGGCGTCCGGTTCCTGCTGGGCAACCACGTCCCTGACGGTGCCACGCCCGTGGCCCAGGCCTACGCCGGGCACCAGTTCGGCGGCTACTCGCCCCTCCTCGGTGACGGCCGCGCTCTGCTGCTCGGAGAGCTTCAGGATTCCCGCGGAAGGTTGAGGGACCTGCACCTGAAAGGTTCGGGCCGCACGCCGTTCGCCCGCGCCGGTGACGGCCGTGCCGTCGTGGGGCCCATGCTCCGCGAATACATAGTCAGCGAGGCCATGCACGCCCTCGGCATCCCCACCACCCGCTCCCTTGCGGTCGTGGCTACCGGACGGCAGGTGCGCCGGGATGACATGCTGCCCGGCGCCGTGCTGGCGCGCGTGGCCGGCAGCCACCTTCGGGTGGGCAGTTTCCAGTATGCCCGGGTCACGGAAAACACAGAGCTCCTGCGGCGGCTGGCAGACCACGCCATCAGCCGCCACTATCCGGAAGCCGCCGCGGCGGAGAACCCCTACCTCGCGCTGTACCGGGCCGTGGTGGCGGCGCAGGCCTCGCTCGTGGCGCAGTGGATGCTGGTGGGGTTCGTCCATGGCGTGATGAATACAGACAACATGACCATCTCCGGCGAAACGATCGATTACGGTCCCTGTGCCTTCATCGACGCATTCAACCCGGCCGCTGTGTACAGCTCCATCGACGTCGGCGGCCGGTACGCGTACGCCAACCAGCCGGTCATGGCCGAATGGAACCTGGCCAGGCTCGCGGAAGCGATGCTTCCGCTCATCGACGAAGACCAGGAGGCTGCGGTTCCCGTGGCCGTGGAGGCGCTGGGTGGCTTCCGGCGGCAGTACAGTGCCGCGTGGTCCGGCGGTATGGCCACCAAGCTGGGGCTTGCTGCGGGGGAGCCGGAAGCGGCGGCAGGCGCGGAAGTCCAGGACCTGGTGGACGGTGTCACAGGCATCCTCAAGGATGGGTCCGTGGACTACACACTCTTCTTCAGGAACCTGGCCAAGGCCGCCCGGGGTGACAGCCGGCCTGTACGGGGGATGGTCATGGACCTTGCCGCATACGATGCCTGGGCCGAACGCTGGCAGGACCTGGCGCCGGATGCCGGGCTGATGGACCGCACCAATCCCGCCTACATTCCGCGCAACCACCTCGTCGAAGAGGCACTGGCCGCGGCTACGGGCGGGGACCTGGACCCACTGCACCGACTCCTCGAAGCGGTTTCGGCGCCCTACAGCGAACGCCCGGGCCTGGAGCGGTACACCCAAGGCGCCCCGGAGGACTTCGGGACGTACATGACCTTCTGCGGCACCTGA
- a CDS encoding ribonuclease Z, which produces MRELVVLGTASQVPTRTRNHNGYLLLWDGEGLLFDPGEGTQRQMIHAGVSATQVTRICLTHVHGDHCFGLPGVLSRMVLDGVNHPVHLHYPAAGEDVVRALVSVSTPGLDLKLHPHGAAGEVADGLHIRPLKHRIETYGYRLTEPGGRTFLPHLLAAAGIAGPDVGRLRREGALAGVGLADVSVPRPGQRFAFVMDTAPCDGAEDLADGADLLVAESTFSDDDGGLAGEYRHLTAGQAGDLAGRGSVRTLVLTHFSSRYGNDVSLLARQASARANGATVIAAEDLQRIRLPNRRGGSQ; this is translated from the coding sequence GTGCGTGAACTGGTGGTCCTGGGCACCGCATCGCAGGTGCCCACCCGTACCCGGAACCACAACGGGTACCTGCTGCTCTGGGACGGGGAGGGGCTGCTTTTCGATCCCGGTGAGGGGACGCAGCGCCAGATGATCCATGCCGGAGTTTCGGCGACGCAGGTCACAAGGATCTGCCTCACCCATGTCCATGGCGACCACTGCTTCGGACTCCCCGGCGTGCTGTCCCGGATGGTGCTGGACGGCGTCAACCACCCGGTCCACCTCCACTACCCCGCTGCCGGGGAAGACGTAGTGCGGGCCCTGGTTTCCGTCAGCACGCCCGGCCTGGACCTGAAGCTCCATCCCCACGGCGCCGCCGGTGAGGTGGCAGACGGCCTCCACATCCGGCCGCTCAAGCACCGGATCGAAACGTACGGGTACCGGCTTACCGAGCCCGGGGGCCGCACGTTCCTGCCCCACCTCCTTGCGGCAGCGGGCATCGCGGGGCCGGACGTTGGCCGCCTCCGGCGCGAAGGTGCCCTTGCCGGCGTCGGACTCGCCGATGTCAGCGTTCCGCGCCCCGGGCAGCGCTTCGCGTTCGTCATGGACACGGCCCCCTGCGATGGTGCCGAAGACCTTGCCGACGGCGCCGACCTTCTGGTCGCCGAGTCCACCTTCAGCGATGACGACGGCGGGCTGGCGGGGGAATACCGGCACCTCACCGCCGGGCAGGCCGGGGATTTGGCGGGGCGCGGCAGCGTCCGGACGCTGGTGCTCACGCACTTCTCGTCCCGGTACGGCAATGATGTCAGCCTCTTGGCCCGGCAGGCGTCCGCCCGCGCCAACGGTGCCACCGTGATCGCTGCCGAAGACCTGCAGCGCATCCGCCTTCCAAACCGCCGCGGGGGCTCGCAATGA
- a CDS encoding mycothiol transferase, whose protein sequence is MTSNALLQDAFVRISDAVAETLEGLDDEALHHRPDGTGNSIAWLVWHLARVEDAQVASAAGREQVWTHGGFAARFGLPLNERDTGYGHTSGQVDSVRATASLLGDYYDAVHRQTVQVLGELADQDLDRTVDTTWDPPVTFGVRLVSTLADCLQHAGQAAYAKGLAAGGHGSGRA, encoded by the coding sequence GTGACATCCAACGCACTCCTTCAGGATGCCTTCGTGCGCATCAGTGATGCCGTGGCGGAAACGCTCGAGGGCCTGGATGACGAAGCCCTGCACCATCGCCCGGACGGCACCGGCAATTCCATCGCCTGGCTCGTCTGGCACCTGGCCCGGGTGGAGGACGCCCAGGTTGCCTCCGCTGCCGGCCGCGAGCAGGTGTGGACGCACGGGGGTTTTGCTGCCCGCTTCGGCCTTCCGCTGAATGAACGGGACACCGGCTACGGGCATACCAGTGGGCAGGTGGATTCGGTCCGCGCCACGGCAAGCCTGCTGGGGGACTACTACGACGCCGTCCACCGGCAGACCGTGCAGGTCCTCGGCGAACTGGCAGACCAGGACCTTGACCGGACCGTGGACACCACCTGGGACCCTCCGGTCACCTTCGGCGTCCGGCTTGTCAGTACCCTCGCCGACTGCCTTCAGCACGCGGGCCAGGCGGCCTACGCGAAAGGCTTGGCTGCTGGCGGCCACGGCAGCGGCCGTGCGTGA
- a CDS encoding universal stress protein, giving the protein MTSRKPIAVATNDSAQSQAAVLWAAHRAEKSGVPLTVLHVVDDRWVAEPYPWFGVLEEAGDQLLKTAAGRVRGATPATVTTRLLTGSVGGSLAKYSGKASMLVIGSGSGHLGGTLADRALQVAASAKVPVAVVGTHDLAGRSGVVVGIDGSREATKAVAFAAAEADREGDELTVVYAVRMPDPVTDAGLAPASLAEMVSEEERVVLSETVAGLEADYPDLKVHRVMDTERDPVDALVHAASGARMLVVGSRGRGGIKRLLLGSTAHGVLKHLPCPTVITRIQAGKNKA; this is encoded by the coding sequence ATGACATCACGTAAACCGATCGCCGTTGCCACCAATGACTCGGCACAAAGCCAGGCGGCGGTGCTGTGGGCCGCGCACCGGGCCGAAAAGTCCGGGGTACCGCTGACCGTCCTCCACGTCGTGGACGACCGCTGGGTGGCCGAACCCTATCCCTGGTTCGGGGTCCTTGAAGAGGCCGGAGACCAACTGCTGAAAACTGCTGCAGGGCGCGTCCGGGGAGCAACACCGGCCACGGTCACCACCCGGCTCCTGACAGGGAGCGTGGGCGGATCGCTGGCGAAGTATTCGGGCAAGGCGTCGATGCTGGTGATCGGCTCCGGCTCCGGACACCTGGGCGGAACCCTGGCAGACCGGGCCCTGCAGGTCGCGGCCTCCGCCAAGGTGCCGGTGGCGGTGGTCGGGACCCATGACCTTGCCGGACGGTCCGGGGTGGTGGTCGGAATCGACGGCTCCCGGGAGGCTACGAAGGCTGTTGCTTTTGCTGCTGCGGAGGCCGACCGGGAGGGCGACGAACTCACAGTTGTCTATGCCGTCAGGATGCCGGACCCAGTAACGGATGCAGGGCTGGCCCCGGCCAGCCTGGCCGAGATGGTCTCCGAAGAAGAACGCGTGGTCCTCTCCGAGACGGTGGCGGGCCTCGAAGCGGACTACCCCGACCTGAAAGTGCACCGGGTGATGGACACGGAACGGGACCCCGTTGACGCGTTGGTCCACGCGGCAAGCGGAGCACGGATGCTGGTGGTGGGAAGCCGCGGCCGCGGCGGCATCAAGCGGCTGCTGCTGGGTTCCACTGCCCACGGGGTGCTCAAGCACCTCCCCTGCCCCACAGTCATCACACGGATCCAGGCCGGCAAGAACAAGGCCTGA
- a CDS encoding DUF4389 domain-containing protein — protein sequence MRKTAAIIMLILGILLSLVGLTALAGGAVAMAVGSAQGDGFLTSGTARLSVASHALTSPQLDAIGEGVPPRLPFDLGTLRLRAAPVDPAKDIFIGIASRTDVEKYLSGVYHSELLDVEMQPFRAEYRDIPGTAVPAAPARQTFWAASATGPGEQELTWDLAAGNWSIVLMNADASEGVAATLQAGARSELIRPAATGLLAGGAVALVVGVPLLVFGAMGLGRHTGPPTREPGAPNPGYGPRPGYNPQPGYPAAQHGHPPQQQDQHLAGLADRAPYPARLSGELDPGLSRGLWLVKWFLAIPHFVVLVFLWFAFAVTTIVAGFAILFTGRYPRALFNFNVGVMRWNWRVAFYAYAAAGTDRYPPFTLAHTDYPADFDVDYPERLSRGLVLVKWWLLAIPHLLIVAALAGTAWTWRAETTDLGTTYERSTGISLLGILVLVAVVALLFTGRYLRPLFDLVMGINRWIYRVMAYTALMRDEYPPFRLDQGPGEAPPQAPQPAGQELPVPGTDATPQP from the coding sequence ATGAGAAAAACCGCAGCAATCATCATGCTCATCCTGGGGATCCTCCTTTCGCTGGTAGGCCTCACAGCGCTCGCCGGCGGCGCCGTCGCCATGGCGGTGGGGTCCGCGCAGGGTGACGGCTTCCTTACCTCCGGAACGGCGCGGCTGTCAGTCGCCTCCCACGCGCTGACCTCTCCCCAGCTCGATGCCATCGGCGAGGGCGTTCCGCCCCGCCTCCCGTTCGACCTGGGGACCCTGCGGCTGCGGGCGGCCCCGGTGGACCCCGCCAAGGACATCTTCATCGGGATCGCGTCCCGGACCGACGTCGAGAAGTACCTGTCCGGCGTCTACCATTCTGAACTGCTCGACGTCGAAATGCAGCCGTTCCGGGCCGAGTACCGCGACATACCGGGAACCGCCGTCCCCGCAGCACCTGCCCGGCAAACATTCTGGGCCGCATCCGCAACCGGCCCCGGCGAACAGGAACTCACGTGGGACCTCGCGGCCGGGAACTGGTCTATTGTCCTGATGAATGCCGATGCGAGCGAGGGTGTGGCAGCAACGCTGCAGGCCGGGGCCCGGTCTGAACTGATCCGGCCGGCGGCCACAGGCCTGCTGGCAGGCGGTGCCGTTGCCCTGGTGGTCGGTGTTCCGCTGCTGGTCTTCGGGGCCATGGGCCTGGGCCGCCACACCGGCCCGCCCACCCGGGAACCAGGCGCACCGAACCCCGGCTACGGACCCCGGCCCGGCTACAATCCGCAACCCGGCTATCCGGCGGCACAGCACGGGCACCCACCGCAGCAGCAGGATCAGCACCTTGCCGGACTGGCGGACCGGGCACCCTACCCGGCGCGGCTTTCCGGTGAGCTGGACCCAGGGCTCTCCAGGGGCCTGTGGCTGGTCAAGTGGTTCCTGGCGATTCCGCACTTCGTGGTGCTTGTCTTCCTGTGGTTTGCCTTCGCAGTGACCACAATTGTGGCCGGTTTCGCGATTCTCTTCACCGGCCGCTACCCGAGGGCGCTCTTCAACTTCAACGTCGGCGTAATGCGCTGGAACTGGAGGGTGGCGTTCTACGCCTATGCCGCCGCCGGCACGGACCGCTATCCGCCCTTCACCCTGGCGCACACCGACTATCCAGCAGACTTCGACGTGGACTACCCGGAGCGGCTTTCCCGGGGACTGGTACTGGTCAAGTGGTGGCTGCTGGCCATCCCACACCTGCTGATCGTGGCTGCCCTCGCCGGCACGGCCTGGACGTGGCGGGCGGAAACCACGGATCTGGGAACCACGTATGAGCGCAGCACCGGGATTTCGCTGCTGGGGATCCTGGTCCTGGTTGCCGTGGTGGCCCTGCTCTTCACCGGCCGCTACCTGCGCCCGCTGTTCGACCTGGTCATGGGCATCAATCGCTGGATCTACCGCGTGATGGCCTACACGGCGCTGATGCGGGACGAATATCCGCCCTTCCGGCTGGACCAGGGGCCCGGGGAAGCGCCGCCGCAGGCACCGCAACCGGCCGGGCAGGAACTGCCCGTACCTGGAACGGACGCAACACCCCAGCCCTAG
- a CDS encoding universal stress protein yields the protein MDSAGAQFGRIVVGVDGSEASIEALRQAQRLAVPLGAKVEAHAYWDYPQAYSGYMLMGIEGFEERAGQILDESVRTAYGDQTPSNVVANLVRGHPRDSLIEASRDADLLVVGRRGHGGFGGLLLGSVSSALVAHAHCPVLVVHTPEAPAESA from the coding sequence ATGGATTCTGCCGGAGCACAGTTCGGACGGATCGTGGTGGGAGTGGACGGCTCGGAGGCCTCCATCGAGGCGCTGCGGCAAGCCCAGCGCCTGGCGGTGCCGCTCGGCGCAAAAGTCGAGGCCCATGCCTATTGGGACTACCCGCAGGCCTACTCCGGCTACATGCTGATGGGCATCGAGGGATTCGAAGAGCGGGCCGGCCAGATCCTCGACGAGTCGGTCAGGACCGCCTACGGTGACCAAACGCCGTCGAACGTCGTGGCCAACCTTGTCCGCGGACACCCCCGGGATTCACTGATCGAAGCCAGCCGCGACGCTGACCTGCTGGTGGTGGGCCGGCGCGGGCACGGCGGCTTCGGCGGCCTGCTCCTGGGCTCCGTCAGCTCGGCGCTGGTGGCCCATGCACACTGCCCCGTTCTGGTGGTGCACACGCCGGAGGCACCCGCGGAATCGGCGTGA
- a CDS encoding universal stress protein, which translates to MEAGKGRPRIIVGVDGSGASVQALRTAHALAGPLDAAVEAWACWDVPAGFGLYLAVGIDGFEFAAKQALQQALTDAFGTAVPSEIRGRLLRGSAAHLLIDGSREAALLVVGRHGHAGFVPGSVSSACVSHAHCPVLVVPARVEAADGGR; encoded by the coding sequence ATGGAAGCCGGCAAGGGGCGGCCCAGGATCATTGTGGGCGTGGACGGATCGGGCGCCTCGGTTCAGGCCCTGCGTACGGCCCATGCGTTGGCGGGGCCGCTGGACGCCGCTGTGGAGGCGTGGGCGTGCTGGGATGTTCCGGCCGGTTTCGGGCTGTACCTGGCCGTTGGCATCGACGGATTCGAGTTCGCGGCGAAGCAGGCCCTCCAGCAGGCGCTCACTGATGCGTTCGGAACGGCGGTTCCCTCTGAGATCCGCGGGCGGCTCCTGCGGGGCAGCGCGGCGCACCTCCTGATCGACGGCAGCCGGGAAGCTGCGCTTCTGGTTGTCGGCCGGCACGGGCACGCCGGCTTCGTCCCGGGCTCGGTGAGTTCCGCCTGCGTGAGCCATGCGCACTGTCCGGTGTTGGTGGTTCCGGCCCGGGTGGAAGCGGCCGACGGCGGGCGTTGA
- a CDS encoding response regulator, which produces MQRLETGSGEAANPQEPLRVFILDDHELVRQGLKDLLEGEGFVVVGESGSAAEATRRIPALRPDISILDGRLPDGTGIEVCRDVRSLDPRLNCLILTSYDDEQAIRGAVLAGAAGYILKQIKSDDLLAGIRKAATGASLFEPGVRERIVSGLTRTPTDPRMEGLSAQEKKVLALVGQGLTNRQIGDELFLAEKTVKNYVSSILAKLGFERRTQAAVFVTRNSQEAH; this is translated from the coding sequence GTGCAAAGGCTTGAGACTGGCTCGGGGGAAGCTGCAAATCCGCAGGAACCGCTTCGCGTCTTCATCCTCGACGACCACGAACTTGTCCGGCAGGGTTTGAAGGACCTGCTGGAAGGTGAAGGGTTCGTGGTGGTGGGCGAAAGCGGATCGGCCGCCGAGGCCACCCGCCGGATCCCGGCGCTTCGGCCGGACATCTCCATCCTGGACGGCCGCCTGCCGGACGGCACCGGCATCGAGGTCTGCCGCGACGTCCGTTCCCTCGATCCGCGGCTGAACTGCCTGATCCTGACCAGCTACGACGACGAACAGGCCATCCGGGGAGCCGTCCTCGCCGGAGCTGCGGGCTACATCCTCAAGCAGATCAAAAGCGATGACCTCCTGGCCGGTATCCGCAAGGCCGCCACCGGCGCTTCCCTGTTTGAGCCCGGGGTGCGGGAACGGATTGTCTCCGGGCTGACCCGGACCCCCACGGACCCGAGGATGGAAGGGCTAAGCGCGCAGGAGAAGAAGGTGCTGGCTTTGGTGGGGCAGGGCCTGACGAACCGCCAGATCGGCGATGAACTGTTCCTTGCCGAGAAGACCGTCAAGAACTATGTCTCCTCCATCCTGGCCAAGCTCGGCTTCGAACGCCGGACACAGGCGGCCGTGTTCGTCACCAGGAACAGCCAGGAAGCGCACTGA
- a CDS encoding pyridoxamine 5'-phosphate oxidase family protein has protein sequence MDTGAVEAEAEILGVHDCWEYLQSTPVCRIAFPHGDMVEILPVNFVPSNGTVLIRTGEGTRLDSLADGQPVSLEADGFNQYGTIAWSVVLKGHAEAADDAVSQREASDGRLSPWQSGAKDRLVRVTPAEVTGRRFVIAPPSRWAPQEPAGER, from the coding sequence ATGGATACAGGTGCTGTCGAAGCGGAAGCGGAAATTCTGGGTGTTCATGACTGCTGGGAGTACCTGCAGTCGACACCGGTGTGCAGGATCGCCTTCCCGCACGGGGACATGGTGGAAATCCTTCCGGTCAACTTTGTTCCGAGTAACGGTACGGTGCTCATCCGCACCGGCGAGGGAACCAGACTGGACTCGCTGGCGGACGGCCAGCCCGTATCCCTGGAGGCCGACGGATTCAACCAGTACGGCACCATAGCCTGGAGCGTGGTGCTCAAAGGACACGCCGAAGCAGCGGACGACGCCGTATCGCAACGGGAGGCCAGCGACGGCCGCCTTTCCCCCTGGCAATCCGGGGCCAAGGACAGGCTGGTCCGCGTCACGCCCGCCGAAGTCACCGGAAGGCGATTCGTCATCGCTCCCCCGTCCCGCTGGGCCCCGCAGGAACCAGCCGGCGAACGCTGA
- a CDS encoding universal stress protein: METTKPIAVGITESEASRAALAWAAARAARLRLPLVLLSVLDDHWMAGEALEALPYIDVLRTSGEDLLKNSADRVRSQAPGLEVSHEMLEGSIGASLGRYSGKASMLVLGSSGQSRGAMTDRALQAAAVADCPVAVIGPRKADGRGIVVGVDGSEQATQAVAFAASEADALGEELTVLYAFTGPNRWIRAGLPSGSFARHVVEEEQVVLSETVAGLRQDYPGLVVHDVLETVMEPADALVRAAANARLLVLGSRGRGSFSRLLLGSTAHAVLAQPPCPTVITRLKKLA, encoded by the coding sequence ATGGAGACCACCAAGCCCATCGCCGTCGGCATTACCGAGTCCGAAGCATCACGGGCAGCGCTGGCATGGGCCGCTGCACGCGCCGCACGGCTCCGGCTGCCGCTGGTGCTCCTGTCAGTCCTGGATGACCACTGGATGGCGGGCGAAGCACTCGAAGCGCTCCCCTATATCGATGTGCTGCGCACCTCCGGGGAGGACCTGCTGAAGAACTCCGCTGACCGGGTCCGAAGCCAGGCACCGGGCCTGGAGGTTTCGCACGAAATGCTGGAGGGCAGCATCGGCGCCTCCCTGGGCCGCTACTCCGGAAAAGCGTCCATGCTGGTTTTGGGCAGCAGCGGGCAATCCCGCGGTGCCATGACGGACCGCGCCCTGCAGGCAGCAGCGGTCGCCGATTGCCCCGTGGCCGTCATCGGCCCGAGGAAGGCTGATGGCAGGGGCATCGTGGTTGGCGTCGACGGGTCCGAACAGGCCACCCAGGCTGTGGCATTCGCGGCTTCCGAGGCCGACGCGCTGGGTGAAGAGCTCACGGTCCTTTACGCCTTCACGGGTCCCAACCGGTGGATCAGGGCGGGGCTTCCGTCCGGCAGTTTCGCCCGGCACGTGGTTGAGGAGGAACAGGTGGTCCTCTCAGAGACCGTTGCCGGACTGCGCCAGGACTACCCCGGATTGGTGGTGCACGATGTCCTCGAGACCGTCATGGAGCCCGCCGATGCGCTGGTCCGTGCCGCTGCCAACGCGAGGTTGCTGGTGCTGGGCAGCCGTGGCCGCGGCAGCTTCAGCAGGCTCCTGTTGGGGTCCACCGCCCACGCCGTCCTGGCCCAGCCGCCATGCCCCACCGTCATCACCAGGCTGAAGAAGCTGGCCTGA